In Capsicum annuum cultivar UCD-10X-F1 chromosome 7, UCD10Xv1.1, whole genome shotgun sequence, one genomic interval encodes:
- the LOC107877318 gene encoding squamosa promoter-binding-like protein 3, which produces METTNNQLKSMEKNDDMLSIIEDAKKKNKKGSPNSSSSSLTRSCQAEKCSVDLSDAKQYHKRHKVCENHAKSQVVVVAGLRQRFCQQCSRFHELTEFDESKRSCRRRLAGHNERRRKSISSSSSSSADQSHNNNNNNNNNNNNNTAEGSNRKGTVTMCGQVDERGRIHISIQDNNNNSTYKNFHR; this is translated from the exons ATGGAAACAACTAATAACCAGCTGAAATCCATGGAGAAAAATGATGACATGTTGTCAATAATTGAGGATgctaagaagaagaataagaaaggtTCAccaaattcttcttcttcttcactaacAAGGAGTTGTCAAGCTGAGAAGTGCAGTGTTGATTTAAGTGATGCTAAGCAGTACCATAAGAGGCATAAAGTTTGTGAAAACCATGCTAAGTCTCAAGTAGTCGTCGTTGCCGGACTCCGGCAACGCTTCTGCCAACAATGCAGCCG TTTTCATGAGCTGACGGAATTTGATGAATCAAAAAGGAGTTGTCGAAGGCGTTTGGCTGGACACAACGAAAGGCGACGAAAGagtatatcatcatcatcatcatcatctgcagatcaatctcacaataataataataataataataataataataataataatacagcAGAAGGTTCAAACAGAAAAGGGACAGTGACAATGTGTGGTCAAGTTGATGAAAGAGGAAGAATTCACATATCTATccaagataataataataattccaCTTACAAAAACTTCCACCgttga